A genome region from Eretmochelys imbricata isolate rEreImb1 chromosome 8, rEreImb1.hap1, whole genome shotgun sequence includes the following:
- the LRRC8D gene encoding volume-regulated anion channel subunit LRRC8D, with amino-acid sequence MFTLAEVASLNDIQPTYRILKPWWDVFMDYLAVVMLMVAIFAGTMQLTKDQVVCLPVLQSAVNSKAQPSISGNADVTPGFETTTDQDKGMAMRTVSFESAPTITPDIPLSRTTYSQLQSTVSNQEPKNEKQDSSGRKTNLDYQQYIFINQMCYHLALPWYSKYFPYLALIHTIILMVSSNFWFKYPKTCSKIEHFVSILGKCFESPWTTKALSETACEDSEENKQRLTGAQSLPKHVSTSSDEGSPSASTPMITKTGFKFSAEKPVIEVPSMTILDKKDGEQAKALFEKVRKFRAHVEDSDLIYKLYVVQTVIKTVKFIFILCYTANFVNEISFEHNCKPKVEHLTGYKEFECTHNMAYMLKKLLISYISLICVYGFVCLYTLFWLFRIPLKEYSFEKVREESSFSDIPDVKNDFAFLLHMVDQYDQLYSKRFGVFLSEVSENKLREISLNHEWTFEKLRQHVSRNAQDKQELHLFMLSGVPDAVFDLTDLDVLKLELIPEAKIPAKISQMTNLQELHLCHCPAKVEQTAFSFLRDNLRCLHVKFTDVAEIPAWVYLLKNLRELYLIGNLNSENNKMIGLESLRELRHLKILHVKSNLTKVPTNITDVAPHLTKLVIHNDGTKLVVLNSLKKMMNVAELELQNCELERIPHAIFSLSNLQDLDLKSNSIRTIEEVISFQHLKRLTCLKLWHNKIVNIPSSITHVKNLESLYLSNNKLESLPVAVFSLQKLRCLDVSYNSIAAIPMEIGLLQNLQHLHITGNKVDILPKQLFKCVKLRTLSLGQNCITSIPDKIGQLVQLTHLELKGNCLDRLPAMLGQCRLLRKSGLVVEDHLFDTLPSEVKEVLNQDTSITFANGI; translated from the coding sequence aTGTTTACCCTTGCAGAAGTTGCATCACTTAATGACATTCAGCCAACTTATCGCATCCTGAAACCATGGTGGGATGTATTTATGGATTATCTTGCTGTTGTTATGCTAATGGTTGCCATCTTTGCTGGAACCATGCAGCTGACCAAAGATCAGGTGGTCTGCTTGCCAGTATTGCAGTCTGCTGTAAATTCAAAAGCACAACCCAGCATATCAGGGAATGCTGATGTTACACCAGGATTTGAAACAACCACTGATCAAGATAAAGGAATGGCAATGAGAACAGTTTCCTTTGAAAGTGCACCTACCATAACACCAGACATACCACTAAGCAGAACGACCTATTCTCAGTTGCAATCTACTGTATCAAATCAGGAGCCGAAGAATGAGAAACAGGATTCTTCAGGCCGAAAAACCAATTTGGATTATCagcaatatatatttattaaccAGATGTGCTATCATTTGGCTCTTCCTTGGTATTCAAAGTATTTTCCCTATCTTGCTCTCATACATACTATTATTTTAATGGTCAGTAGCAATTTTTGGTTTAAATATCCCAAAACATGCTCAAAAATTGAACATTTTGTGTCTATATTAGGAAAGTGTTTTGAATCCCCTTGGACTACAAAAGCATTATCTGAAACAGCATGTGAGGACTCTGAGGAGAACAAACAGAGACTAACGGGTGCCCAATCCCTGCCAAAGCACGTTTCCACTAGCAGTGATGAAGGAAGTCCAAGTGCTAGTACGCCCATGATAACCAAGACTGGCTtcaagttttcagctgaaaagccAGTTATTGAGGTTCCCAGCATGACTATTTTagataaaaaagatggagaacaAGCCAAAGCCCTGTTTGAAAAAGTTCGAAAATTCCGGGCCCATGTGGAGGACAGTGACTTGATTTATAAACTCTATGTTGTCCAGACAGTCATCAAGACAGTCAAGTTCATATTTATTCTTTGCTACACAGCTAACTTTGTAAACGAGATTAGTTTTGAGCACAACTGCAAGCCAAAAGTGGAGCATTTGACTGGCTATAAGGAATTTGAGTGTACACACAATATGGCTTACATGTTGAAAAAGCTGCTTATCAGCTACATTTCTCTCATTTGTGTGTAtggttttgtctgtctgtacaCACTCTTCTGGTTGTTTAGAATACCCTTAAAAGAATATTCCTTTGAGAAGGTCAGAGAAGAGAGCAGCTTCAGTGATATTCCTGATGTCAAAAAcgattttgcatttcttttgcacATGGTAGATCAGTATGACCAGTTGTACTCCAAGAGATTTGGTGTCTTCTTGTCAGAGGTAAGTGAAAACAAGCTGCGTGAAATTAGTTTAAACCACGAGTGGACATTTGAAAAACTTCGGCAGCATGTCTCCCGCAATGCACAGGATAAGCAAGAGCTGCATCTCTTCATGCTATCAGGGGTCCCTGATGCAGTGTTTGATCTGACAGACCTGGATGTGCTGAAACTTGAGCTGATTCCTGAAGCAAAAATCCCAGCTAAAATCTCCCAGATGACCAACCTTCAAGAGCTTCATCTCTGTCACTGCCCTGCAAAGGTTGAGCAGACTGCTTTCAGCTTCCTCCGTGACAACTTGAGATGCCTTCACGTGAAATTCACAGATGTTGCAGAAATTCCTGCTTGGGTGTATTTGCTCAAAAATCTCCGTGAGTTATACTTGATAGGCAACTTGAATTCTGAAAACAATAAGATGATAGGGCTTGAATCTCTCAGAGAGTTAAGACACCTTAAAATTCTCCATGTGAAGAGCAATTTGACCAAAGTCCCCACCAATATCACAGATGTGGCACCGCATCTAACAAAACTAGTAATTCACAATGATGGCACCAAGCTTGTGGTACTGAATAGCCTTAAGAAAATGATGAATGTAGCTGAGTTAGAACTACAGAACTGTGAACTGGAGAGAATTCCACATGCCATTTTCAGTCTGTCTAATTTACAGGATCTGGATTTAAAATCAAATAGCATACGCACAATTGAAGAAGTCATCAGCTTCCAGCACTTAAAAAGACTTACTTGCTTAAAGTTGTGGCACAATAAAATAGTCAACATTCCTTCCTCCATTACCCATGTAAAGAACTTGGAGTCACTTTATCTCTCCAATAACAAACTCGAATCCTTGCCAGTTGCAGTGTTCAGTTTACAGAAACTCAGATGCTTAGATGTAAGCTACAACTCAATTGCAGCAATTCCAATGGAAATTGGATTGCTTCAAAATCTGCAGCATTTGCATATCACAGGAAACAAAGTGGATATTTTGCCAAAACAGTTGTTTAAATGTGTGAAATTAAGGACTTTGAGTCTGGGGCAAAACTGTATTACCTCGATCCCAGATAAAATTGGTCAGCTCGTGCAGCTAACTCACCTGGAACTGAAGGGAAACTGCTTAGATCGGCTACCAGCTATGCTAGGACAATGTCGGCTTCTCAGGAAAAGCGGGCTTGTTGTGGAAGATCACCTCTTTGACACTTTGCCTTcagaagttaaagaagtattgaATCAAGACACAAGCATCACCTTTGCTAATGGAATTTAA